Proteins from one Mesotoga infera genomic window:
- a CDS encoding glycoside hydrolase family 38 N-terminal domain-containing protein: protein MKRIVATLAVLLLVVVSVAKIEKVHLIPFSHQDIGFTGTQLEVESYYVQMYNDLPDFMESFPDFRFTVETFWQFECWLKSSPEPDLIELYRNYAREGRIEFGAAYGSMHTGFANDYVLSKALESSMNFARESGFPLTVCLMNDVPGYTADLPDILAGSGIGYFMSGINDAYPPALALEESHNLFYWEGPLGKRVLCWVSKDSYAEGYFLKSPSLLRNYINNLEISGYPYSDVAVMVAFDNAGYFPGAVAYLELYRGWDDNTGVELVVSTPYQFMRTMEEKYGRDLKVYRGDWSGWWEIVKSGGPYSAGAIRRVQRFARELDGDLERVDPELKSSMDLDLVLYGEHTSTVTAGWPGKLTLAENITSNASVVGFATDAYSTLERLLKKMRDTESPHELFLVSLRDGQYHVEIPAQVREGESLLLEIGGEVFAGHAFSREYRDLWNVHTQGYYFLLPLKKGLNSATLKGYMTETEMKTDFDKLTRLDWRETGNGSINVTVHRDGGSDLHLDLCLESYLTGSPEEFSQIDARISSYERSFDGLKEVVTLDYDDRPLSQIILTAVSHGGLEITLVVDRTGLPKVPYRDHSINYVLSLGLDGITGLEYMGARSFLKIESELAGARPPFIPFDSFVILDRSGEKTVLASRQSFSFNLDGRLRFQLLRHYTYSATSDCGIVPLGENEPGAPDLLTFSFYIDTLENGGFDRAVAFVDTPFVLPAANDEER from the coding sequence ATGAAAAGAATCGTGGCAACTTTGGCCGTCCTGTTGCTGGTGGTAGTGTCTGTGGCAAAGATCGAGAAAGTTCACCTCATACCCTTCAGTCACCAGGATATAGGGTTCACCGGAACGCAGCTCGAAGTCGAAAGTTATTACGTTCAGATGTACAACGATCTCCCCGACTTTATGGAGAGTTTCCCCGATTTCAGGTTCACGGTGGAGACCTTCTGGCAATTTGAATGCTGGTTAAAATCCTCTCCCGAACCAGATCTAATCGAGTTGTACAGGAACTACGCTCGGGAGGGAAGAATAGAGTTTGGGGCGGCTTATGGCTCGATGCACACAGGTTTTGCGAACGACTATGTGCTCTCGAAGGCTTTAGAGAGCTCCATGAATTTCGCCCGTGAAAGCGGGTTTCCCCTCACGGTCTGCCTAATGAACGATGTTCCAGGTTATACGGCCGATCTGCCGGACATACTTGCCGGAAGTGGGATAGGTTACTTCATGAGCGGAATTAACGACGCCTACCCACCGGCACTGGCCCTGGAAGAAAGCCACAACCTTTTTTACTGGGAGGGCCCGCTTGGGAAGCGAGTTCTTTGTTGGGTAAGCAAAGACAGCTACGCCGAGGGATACTTTCTCAAAAGCCCCTCGTTGCTGCGCAACTATATTAATAACCTAGAGATATCAGGCTATCCGTACTCGGATGTGGCTGTGATGGTCGCCTTCGATAACGCGGGATATTTCCCCGGAGCGGTCGCGTATCTGGAACTCTACCGGGGATGGGACGACAACACGGGAGTCGAGCTGGTCGTCTCGACACCCTACCAATTCATGAGAACGATGGAAGAGAAGTACGGTCGGGATCTGAAAGTTTACAGGGGCGACTGGTCGGGCTGGTGGGAAATCGTTAAAAGCGGCGGACCCTATTCGGCGGGTGCGATCAGACGCGTCCAGAGGTTCGCCAGGGAACTCGATGGAGATCTTGAGAGAGTCGATCCAGAATTGAAAAGCAGTATGGATCTTGATCTGGTGCTGTACGGCGAGCACACTTCGACTGTAACGGCTGGCTGGCCTGGCAAACTTACCCTTGCGGAGAACATCACCTCGAATGCGAGTGTCGTGGGCTTCGCAACCGATGCTTACTCTACACTCGAAAGACTTCTGAAGAAGATGAGGGACACGGAATCTCCCCATGAACTCTTCCTTGTCTCTCTGAGAGATGGCCAGTACCACGTAGAGATACCGGCGCAGGTACGCGAAGGCGAGTCGCTGCTACTGGAGATCGGGGGCGAGGTCTTCGCCGGACACGCCTTCTCTCGAGAATACAGGGATCTGTGGAATGTCCACACCCAGGGGTACTACTTCCTGCTACCGCTTAAGAAAGGACTCAACTCGGCCACTCTGAAAGGTTATATGACGGAAACGGAAATGAAAACTGACTTTGACAAACTTACACGGCTCGACTGGAGAGAGACCGGAAACGGATCGATAAATGTGACCGTCCATCGTGACGGCGGCAGCGATTTACATCTCGACCTGTGTCTGGAATCTTATTTGACCGGAAGCCCCGAAGAATTTTCACAGATAGATGCTAGGATCTCATCGTACGAGAGGTCTTTCGACGGTTTGAAGGAAGTCGTTACTCTGGACTACGACGATCGGCCGCTTTCGCAGATAATTCTGACCGCCGTTTCGCACGGTGGCCTGGAGATAACTCTCGTGGTCGACAGAACTGGTCTGCCAAAAGTACCGTACAGGGATCATTCGATAAACTATGTTCTTTCGCTGGGCCTTGACGGTATCACCGGTCTGGAGTACATGGGAGCGAGATCCTTCCTTAAAATAGAGAGCGAGCTGGCTGGGGCGAGGCCGCCCTTCATACCCTTCGACAGCTTTGTGATACTCGATAGATCCGGAGAGAAAACCGTTCTTGCCAGCCGCCAGAGCTTTTCCTTCAATCTAGATGGAAGATTGAGGTTCCAGCTCCTGAGGCATTACACCTACAGCGCCACATCGGACTGCGGGATAGTGCCGCTGGGAGAAAACGAGCCTGGTGCCCCAGATTTATTGACCTTTTCGTTCTACATAGATACACTCGAGAACGGTGGATTCGACAGGGCCGTTGCCTTTGTCGATACCCCATTCGTACTCCCAGCTGCGAACGACGAAGAAAGGTGA
- a CDS encoding LacI family DNA-binding transcriptional regulator translates to MSIGLKEIAELVGVSVSTVSRALRDDPRVNRKTKERIVSIAKNMNYLPNQAAKSLVTKKTMTIGLVLPNLRSFMHDIFDGLESVCSPAGYNILLGVSDNDPAKEMRELKLLLEKRVDGLILFYVGGIFNQASIRFLSSISVPIVLLDRYIPRSRFDFVVSDNRNGSKMLVEHLVSKGKDKIAFISQKEDASAIKERMDGFVDGVLECGISLHPKYMVCGELLRMENGYESTKKLMALDDPPQAIVASTGDITLGVVKYLLENPELESKITVCGFDDFDFLSFLKIPVTTVAQKTREMGRQAATILLERLNGDRGEQRRIFLETVLVER, encoded by the coding sequence ATGAGTATCGGTCTGAAGGAGATCGCAGAACTAGTTGGAGTATCGGTTTCCACGGTTTCCAGGGCTTTGAGGGATGATCCGAGAGTCAACAGAAAGACTAAAGAGAGGATCGTCTCCATAGCCAAAAATATGAACTATCTGCCCAACCAGGCCGCCAAGAGTCTGGTAACGAAGAAAACGATGACGATAGGTCTGGTCCTACCGAACCTGAGGTCTTTCATGCACGATATATTCGACGGACTCGAGAGTGTTTGCTCGCCGGCCGGCTACAACATCCTGCTCGGCGTCTCCGACAACGACCCAGCTAAGGAGATGCGTGAGCTCAAGCTACTTCTGGAAAAACGCGTGGACGGTCTGATCCTCTTCTACGTGGGAGGAATCTTCAACCAGGCATCCATAAGGTTTCTCAGCAGTATAAGCGTTCCGATAGTCCTCCTGGACAGGTACATACCCCGTTCCCGTTTCGATTTCGTGGTGAGTGACAACCGCAACGGCTCAAAAATGCTCGTTGAACACCTCGTTTCGAAGGGGAAGGATAAGATCGCTTTCATCTCACAGAAAGAGGATGCGTCGGCCATAAAGGAGAGGATGGACGGTTTTGTCGATGGAGTACTCGAGTGCGGGATAAGTCTGCATCCGAAGTACATGGTCTGCGGGGAACTGTTGAGAATGGAAAACGGCTACGAAAGCACAAAAAAACTGATGGCGCTTGACGATCCGCCACAGGCAATAGTCGCAAGCACCGGAGACATAACGCTGGGCGTTGTCAAATACCTTCTGGAGAATCCGGAGCTGGAGAGTAAAATCACGGTCTGCGGATTCGACGACTTCGATTTTCTCTCCTTCCTGAAGATTCCAGTGACAACCGTGGCTCAGAAGACCAGAGAAATGGGCCGGCAGGCGGCGACGATTCTCCTTGAAAGGTTGAACGGAGACCGGGGCGAACAGAGAAGGATCTTCCTTGAGACTGTACTCGTCGAGCGATAG
- a CDS encoding glycoside hydrolase family 38 N-terminal domain-containing protein gives MRVVSMGGDFKLEILFTDLLRRAGNAPRLVVVRNLSGKACEISLSQADTRCEATVAPGQSTWLFSVERGPVKIVVLSDRKMLEKCLELEPPRTVEFDLIMFSHVDLGYTASISEVEKLQAVYTAKALEYHRNSLAFPEESRFRWNIETTWALSCFEKVHGPDQTQKVHDLLKVGEFGIGALFLHHYADRAEFEELFHSLRKVRSLKAAGISIKSAFLSDVPGMSTGLLELLAESGVENLFMSINNFVAPFKEYTNLRSPFWWKLPGGKRILTWFTDDPKWAYIEGYRFFGSDLKTLEGEILEKLVAMDGRGYGLPVFAIPMAIDNREPVFIPVELIKEWNLIWRNPRITTATIDGFFERLRSFASNLPEIEGEFNGWWTSNVLAYPRENSLSSITFSMLHEAALLNHVSGGGHEEEIKEGFELLSGFNEHSGGGGLYLSKDPEAILEAVSQGFGWIFRASRLSGRILVELRESLFGSGRYITVLNPTGVARNDFCVMDCDDPDLGLKASDGTYVPSLFYSGKLYFYPGRLEAFEHRSFLPGKVVRGARETSHSKGGLDITTCDYELSFNDRGELCSVVVRESDRELLSPPLTAGRLKIVRLPVNPVDNLSDAINHDELYTGRTPPGSEEDYLPLECGHRVFESAWGTIVEFEPLDLYCRPFRKTYLLPAKSGEIILAVRFNYVYGVGPSDFLFLEVPLGMERPKISYRTSGRIARLEDLISGSGTDTLTVLGALRIESPNDRDCSLNIGLEGINLVDFESPSPLQFRPIHQASGRLFFRLFSGNLQNRFASPFLNGEPMEFAVRLSIKSSGLCRYSAAIRHPLSVFRSDLRKEPLLAGLRASENVELFFGRDNSTKTALFAKEIAGETGYLYTGEGIRYTLEPYSFIRVRGAEG, from the coding sequence ATGAGAGTAGTTTCGATGGGAGGAGACTTTAAATTAGAGATACTCTTCACCGATCTGTTGAGGAGGGCCGGCAATGCGCCGAGGCTGGTGGTGGTGCGTAACCTTTCCGGAAAAGCCTGCGAAATCTCTCTTTCACAGGCCGATACAAGGTGTGAAGCAACCGTCGCCCCGGGCCAATCGACATGGCTGTTCTCTGTCGAAAGAGGCCCCGTGAAAATCGTCGTTTTGTCTGATCGAAAGATGTTGGAAAAATGCCTGGAGCTTGAGCCACCGAGGACTGTGGAGTTCGATCTCATTATGTTCTCGCACGTTGATCTGGGCTACACTGCCTCTATAAGTGAAGTAGAGAAGCTCCAGGCCGTCTATACAGCTAAGGCTCTGGAGTATCACCGCAACAGTCTGGCCTTCCCGGAAGAGTCCCGGTTCAGGTGGAATATAGAGACCACATGGGCACTGTCGTGCTTCGAGAAGGTTCATGGTCCCGACCAGACGCAGAAAGTCCACGACCTGTTGAAAGTGGGCGAGTTCGGCATAGGCGCTCTCTTCCTTCACCATTACGCCGACAGAGCGGAATTCGAAGAACTCTTCCACTCTCTGAGAAAGGTAAGATCTCTGAAGGCGGCGGGTATATCTATCAAGAGCGCCTTTCTAAGCGACGTGCCGGGAATGAGCACCGGTCTTCTCGAACTGCTCGCCGAAAGCGGTGTAGAAAATCTCTTCATGTCGATAAACAACTTCGTGGCACCCTTCAAAGAGTATACGAACCTGCGATCACCCTTCTGGTGGAAACTCCCTGGAGGAAAGAGAATACTAACATGGTTCACGGATGATCCAAAATGGGCATATATAGAAGGTTACAGGTTCTTCGGATCGGATTTAAAGACGCTCGAAGGCGAAATTCTGGAAAAACTAGTCGCGATGGATGGCAGGGGATACGGACTGCCCGTCTTTGCCATTCCAATGGCGATCGACAACAGGGAACCGGTCTTCATCCCGGTCGAACTGATAAAAGAGTGGAACCTGATCTGGCGAAATCCCCGCATTACAACGGCTACCATCGACGGCTTTTTCGAAAGGCTGAGATCCTTCGCTTCAAATCTTCCGGAAATAGAGGGTGAATTCAACGGCTGGTGGACTTCGAATGTTCTGGCCTATCCACGTGAGAACTCTCTCTCTTCGATCACTTTCTCCATGCTACACGAGGCTGCTCTGCTGAACCACGTTTCGGGTGGCGGTCATGAGGAGGAAATCAAGGAAGGTTTCGAGCTGCTGAGCGGGTTCAACGAGCATTCAGGTGGTGGCGGTCTTTATCTGTCTAAAGACCCGGAAGCGATCCTGGAGGCGGTCTCCCAGGGTTTCGGCTGGATCTTCCGGGCCAGCCGCCTGTCAGGTAGAATACTCGTTGAACTTCGAGAAAGCCTGTTCGGCTCCGGCAGATACATCACAGTATTAAACCCGACCGGTGTAGCCAGAAACGATTTCTGTGTCATGGACTGCGATGATCCAGATCTTGGTTTGAAGGCGTCCGATGGCACCTATGTTCCTTCGCTCTTTTACAGCGGTAAGCTTTACTTCTACCCGGGGAGACTGGAAGCCTTCGAACACCGGAGCTTTCTGCCTGGTAAAGTTGTGAGAGGCGCCAGAGAGACATCCCATTCGAAAGGCGGTCTCGATATCACGACCTGCGACTACGAGCTCTCCTTCAACGACAGGGGTGAACTGTGTTCGGTCGTGGTCAGAGAAAGCGACCGGGAACTTCTCTCTCCTCCTCTGACTGCCGGAAGGTTGAAGATCGTCCGTCTGCCCGTAAACCCTGTCGATAACCTGTCCGACGCCATCAACCACGACGAGCTTTACACAGGAAGGACGCCCCCGGGTAGCGAGGAGGATTATCTGCCTCTGGAATGTGGTCACAGGGTCTTTGAATCTGCCTGGGGTACGATAGTAGAGTTCGAACCGCTCGATCTCTACTGCAGACCCTTCAGAAAGACGTATCTCCTGCCGGCGAAGTCCGGGGAGATAATTCTAGCCGTCAGATTCAACTATGTATATGGCGTCGGTCCGTCGGACTTTCTCTTCCTCGAAGTACCTCTCGGAATGGAGCGGCCGAAGATAAGCTACCGCACCTCCGGAAGAATTGCGAGGCTCGAAGACCTAATAAGCGGCAGTGGTACGGATACTTTGACGGTCCTGGGAGCTTTGAGAATAGAAAGCCCGAATGATCGCGATTGCTCGCTCAACATCGGCCTGGAAGGCATCAACCTTGTAGATTTCGAATCTCCCTCGCCACTGCAGTTCAGACCGATCCATCAGGCCAGCGGCAGGCTTTTCTTCAGGCTCTTCAGCGGAAATCTTCAAAATCGTTTTGCCAGCCCCTTCCTAAACGGTGAACCTATGGAATTCGCGGTAAGACTGTCGATCAAATCGTCAGGGCTATGCCGATACTCTGCCGCGATCAGACACCCCCTCTCGGTCTTCAGGAGCGACCTCAGAAAGGAACCGTTACTGGCAGGCTTGAGGGCGAGCGAGAACGTCGAATTGTTTTTCGGGCGCGACAATTCGACGAAGACAGCTCTCTTCGCCAAGGAAATTGCGGGAGAGACGGGTTATCTCTACACAGGCGAGGGGATCAGATATACTCTGGAACCTTACAGTTTCATACGAGTTAGAGGAGCGGAGGGATGA
- a CDS encoding uroporphyrinogen decarboxylase family protein — protein sequence MTSRERIIEALNHREADRVPLDLGGMRSTGIHAIAYGKLKEYMGLSDRSVKIFDVFQQLALVEEEVRRRVHSDVVELKRLDGGFDTRIDKWKEYDMFKDGGRYLLPDGFDPVTMPDGSRAIVREGRIVASMPKGGFYFDGKYFPLTGVQDRKAIDEAVYPDLTEREIAFLKDQLGELRSSTDCAVIGTFGGNFLEAGHSYFGYQEFMERMITDRKLVEYFLDRLLEKYTIELERYLLEVGGDIDLIQIGDDYGTQENTQISPQAFKSLFKPRLKALCDFIHSKRPNLFIFLHSCGSIYPFIRDFIEAGVQVLNPIQTNAKNMDPTLLKREFGNEIVLWGGGCDTQHLLPFGTLEEIEEDVKKRIDILAPGGGFVFASIHNIQMEIPPEKILRLFDTAYEYGRGVYGGRKR from the coding sequence ATGACTTCAAGAGAGAGAATAATCGAAGCACTCAATCACAGAGAAGCCGACCGGGTTCCCCTGGATCTTGGGGGCATGAGATCGACTGGTATACACGCAATAGCTTACGGAAAGCTCAAAGAATACATGGGACTTTCCGATAGGTCGGTTAAGATCTTCGACGTCTTCCAGCAGCTGGCGCTCGTCGAGGAAGAAGTGAGGCGGCGCGTCCATTCGGATGTAGTTGAACTCAAGAGGCTTGACGGTGGATTCGATACAAGAATAGATAAATGGAAAGAGTACGATATGTTCAAAGACGGCGGAAGGTATCTTTTGCCCGACGGTTTCGATCCCGTGACGATGCCTGACGGCTCCAGGGCGATAGTCAGGGAGGGTAGGATCGTCGCCAGCATGCCGAAGGGCGGATTCTATTTCGATGGGAAGTACTTTCCGCTGACCGGTGTGCAGGACAGAAAAGCGATCGACGAAGCCGTCTATCCAGACCTTACTGAAAGAGAGATCGCTTTTTTGAAGGACCAGCTGGGAGAATTGAGGAGCTCTACCGACTGTGCCGTGATAGGAACTTTCGGCGGGAACTTTCTTGAGGCCGGCCATAGCTACTTCGGCTACCAGGAATTCATGGAAAGAATGATAACGGACCGGAAGCTGGTTGAGTACTTTCTCGACAGACTTCTCGAGAAGTACACGATCGAACTCGAGAGATACCTCTTAGAAGTCGGCGGTGATATCGACCTTATACAAATCGGTGACGACTACGGGACACAGGAAAACACTCAGATCTCGCCACAGGCATTCAAATCGCTCTTCAAGCCACGCCTGAAGGCCCTCTGTGATTTCATTCATTCGAAGAGACCCAACCTTTTCATCTTTCTCCATTCCTGCGGATCGATCTATCCCTTCATAAGAGATTTCATAGAAGCCGGTGTTCAGGTTCTCAACCCCATCCAGACAAACGCGAAGAACATGGATCCTACCCTGCTCAAACGGGAGTTCGGGAACGAAATAGTTCTCTGGGGAGGAGGTTGCGATACGCAGCACCTGTTGCCATTCGGGACTCTAGAAGAGATCGAAGAGGATGTCAAGAAACGCATAGACATACTCGCCCCTGGAGGTGGGTTCGTTTTCGCCTCGATCCACAATATACAGATGGAGATACCACCGGAAAAGATTCTTCGGCTCTTTGACACGGCTTACGAATACGGAAGAGGTGTGTACGGTGGCCGGAAAAGATAG
- a CDS encoding glycoside hydrolase family 38 N-terminal domain-containing protein translates to MAGKDRVVLVISHTHWDREWYESFQSFRYRLVKAIDRLIEVLQENADYGCFNLDGQVVVLEDYLEIRPEMRPVLQRLVKSGKIGIGPWYVQTDEFLSDGEALIRNLLLGAQLAEEFGEVQRLAYLPDTFGHNSQMPQIARQFGISSSLIWRGVSGDDWPWEFIWKGADGSCLYTYRLPERQGYCNMAFTPEGKPIDSAFFIGSATEFMKNSLTGLVVLMDGCDHVQPDGSILPLIDFLAGAEDSLSCRQVLFNDLSEELERRIPLCEGIEVLRGELRGVNTSRRGYFNFILPNVLSSRCNNKRENFDTLNWLESYAEPLASLAWLNGKKYPSGFLREAWKLLLQNLAHDSIGGCSIDEVHLDMSRRYSHSVEIARNVAFDSLAALCSVTPEGSNGSFVVFNSSQYSRDEIEIHLDLPAMVIGNPPRRPVMIDEKGEEVEFQISSMNEVVKALNYLGKSAPIEKVVSVKFYIKSKIEGLSFKRFYISPSEMPVSHSHSGTDNSLRLENEHMSVNVLPDGTIEVLNRVTGEKLFTNLFEDGGDCGDGYVYSKPLFDTLVTSSGCLKAIEVIENGPLEKAIRLRYSLPVPAGLSENGRKRSYDRKEMPIQCVLKLIKTNGVLEIETEIENNCENHRVQVNFWSERPGKALFYKTPFDIVKAAKDEISRFNPNWIEDEPVARPNNGLFGEIESIDNFKGFAVSARGINEFEGSVHGLRLTLFRAVGHIASPYPLSNMKRPAGPKIETPGAQMKGRLFFNYSVFFIDSLEEALKKSSLYLKKPLALAFTGRLPEAPLTVDSSTTEITAMKKSESRESFILRLANLSTEKDRVEIRLREGLFRKAFLCTANEKRSGEVPIENGVVCIACGPKKVVTLELEVNGRLTLSDWQE, encoded by the coding sequence GTGGCCGGAAAAGATAGAGTCGTCCTCGTTATCTCCCATACTCACTGGGACAGAGAGTGGTACGAGTCTTTCCAATCTTTCAGGTACAGACTCGTAAAGGCTATAGACAGACTCATAGAGGTTCTCCAGGAGAACGCCGATTACGGCTGCTTCAACCTCGACGGTCAGGTAGTCGTACTGGAAGACTATCTGGAAATAAGGCCAGAAATGCGGCCGGTCCTGCAAAGACTGGTGAAATCGGGGAAAATCGGCATAGGGCCGTGGTACGTTCAGACCGATGAGTTTCTTTCCGATGGAGAAGCCCTGATACGAAACCTCCTGCTGGGTGCTCAATTGGCCGAAGAGTTCGGTGAGGTGCAGAGACTGGCCTATCTTCCCGACACTTTCGGTCACAACTCCCAGATGCCGCAGATAGCGAGGCAGTTCGGTATATCATCTTCGCTTATATGGCGCGGTGTGTCCGGTGACGATTGGCCGTGGGAGTTTATATGGAAGGGTGCCGATGGCAGCTGTCTCTACACTTATAGACTTCCCGAGAGGCAGGGGTATTGCAACATGGCCTTCACTCCCGAGGGAAAGCCTATAGATTCGGCTTTTTTCATCGGTTCAGCCACGGAGTTCATGAAGAATTCGCTCACTGGCCTAGTCGTTCTTATGGATGGATGCGATCACGTGCAGCCCGATGGGTCTATTCTTCCACTCATAGATTTCCTGGCAGGCGCTGAGGATTCTCTTTCCTGCAGACAGGTTCTCTTCAACGATCTGTCTGAAGAACTCGAAAGAAGGATACCACTCTGCGAAGGGATAGAGGTTCTTCGGGGCGAGTTGAGGGGGGTGAACACTTCCAGGAGGGGATACTTCAACTTCATTCTGCCTAACGTTCTCTCTTCAAGGTGCAACAACAAGCGGGAAAACTTTGACACGCTCAACTGGCTTGAAAGCTACGCCGAACCACTGGCTTCTCTGGCCTGGCTCAACGGCAAGAAGTACCCCAGTGGTTTCCTACGCGAAGCCTGGAAACTGCTTCTCCAGAACCTCGCCCATGACAGCATCGGTGGTTGCAGCATCGATGAGGTCCATCTGGACATGTCGCGCAGATACTCACACTCAGTGGAGATAGCCAGAAATGTCGCCTTCGATTCTCTGGCAGCTCTCTGTTCTGTCACACCTGAAGGATCAAACGGCTCTTTCGTTGTTTTCAACTCTTCGCAGTATTCCAGGGATGAGATCGAGATACATCTCGACCTTCCGGCGATGGTTATCGGAAATCCCCCGAGAAGGCCGGTGATGATAGACGAGAAGGGCGAAGAGGTAGAGTTCCAGATCTCTTCGATGAATGAAGTCGTGAAAGCCCTAAATTACCTCGGTAAATCGGCGCCCATCGAGAAAGTAGTCTCCGTTAAGTTCTACATAAAATCGAAGATAGAAGGGCTTTCCTTTAAAAGGTTCTACATCTCTCCTTCAGAGATGCCAGTGAGTCACAGCCACTCCGGGACGGATAACTCTCTCCGGTTGGAAAACGAGCACATGAGCGTGAACGTTCTGCCAGATGGAACAATCGAAGTCCTCAACAGGGTAACAGGTGAAAAGCTCTTCACAAACCTCTTCGAGGATGGCGGGGACTGCGGAGATGGGTACGTTTACTCAAAGCCGCTTTTCGATACACTTGTCACGAGTTCCGGTTGTCTTAAGGCTATAGAAGTAATCGAAAATGGGCCTCTGGAGAAGGCAATAAGGTTGCGGTACTCCCTGCCAGTTCCGGCAGGCCTGTCGGAAAATGGCCGGAAAAGGAGCTATGACAGGAAAGAGATGCCCATCCAGTGTGTCCTGAAACTCATAAAGACAAACGGTGTTCTGGAGATCGAGACCGAAATCGAAAACAATTGCGAGAACCACAGGGTTCAGGTTAATTTCTGGAGTGAGAGACCTGGAAAGGCTCTTTTCTACAAAACCCCCTTCGACATAGTAAAGGCTGCAAAGGATGAAATCTCTCGATTCAACCCAAACTGGATAGAGGACGAGCCGGTTGCGAGGCCCAACAACGGTCTCTTCGGAGAGATAGAAAGCATCGACAATTTCAAGGGATTTGCCGTGAGCGCCAGGGGGATCAACGAATTCGAAGGTTCGGTGCATGGCCTCAGGCTGACTCTTTTCAGGGCCGTCGGTCATATCGCCTCTCCATATCCACTCTCGAACATGAAAAGACCTGCCGGCCCGAAGATAGAGACTCCCGGGGCGCAGATGAAAGGACGGTTGTTCTTCAATTATTCGGTCTTTTTCATAGATTCGCTAGAAGAGGCACTGAAGAAAAGTTCTCTGTACCTGAAAAAACCTCTGGCACTCGCTTTCACTGGAAGGCTTCCCGAAGCCCCTCTTACTGTTGATAGCTCAACAACAGAAATTACGGCAATGAAGAAGTCAGAAAGCAGGGAGAGTTTCATCCTGAGACTGGCCAACCTTTCTACGGAAAAGGACCGGGTAGAAATAAGGCTGAGAGAGGGGCTCTTCAGGAAGGCCTTTCTTTGCACGGCCAACGAGAAGAGAAGCGGAGAAGTTCCAATCGAGAACGGTGTGGTATGCATTGCTTGCGGACCGAAAAAGGTCGTAACACTCGAACTGGAGGTCAACGGCAGACTGACACTCTCCGATTGGCAGGAGTAA
- a CDS encoding cytochrome b5-like heme/steroid binding domain-containing protein → MGRTRSITLTILFILIAFAATAVTALKDFSLASIDMKEFQAVQPMYTISALSRFNGRSGSPAYVSVEGAIYDFSQLRRWTGGNHMSQHSAGTELTYELKSLSPHREGKIADIEPVGVLVITLEELKKFDGKSGRKGYVAAWGKVYDFSRLGRWRNGSHQGGIHLAGEELTSELTKDSPHGVRKIEGVDAVAIFGMTIDELKTMNGNGGKKTYVAVEGRVYDVSALASWKGGNHQCGLHMAGNELTVEILHDSPHGAASLDKAYLIGILVFTLEQLKRYDGVADNRKLVSYEGVVYDVADIDWTAGYGIEVGTSLGNELSKLENAHIIGYIVRN, encoded by the coding sequence ATGGGTAGAACACGTTCGATCACTCTAACGATCCTCTTTATTCTGATCGCTTTCGCGGCTACAGCCGTGACTGCATTGAAGGATTTTTCTCTGGCGAGCATAGATATGAAAGAGTTCCAGGCCGTTCAGCCGATGTACACGATATCGGCCCTGTCCAGGTTCAACGGCAGGTCAGGATCCCCCGCCTACGTCTCGGTCGAGGGCGCCATATACGATTTCTCCCAGCTGAGACGCTGGACAGGGGGTAACCACATGTCTCAACACTCGGCCGGCACCGAACTGACATACGAATTGAAAAGTCTTTCTCCTCACAGGGAGGGGAAGATCGCGGACATAGAGCCGGTCGGCGTTCTGGTGATCACTCTAGAAGAGTTGAAAAAATTTGACGGAAAGAGTGGAAGGAAAGGTTACGTCGCTGCCTGGGGAAAGGTGTACGATTTCTCGCGGCTGGGCAGATGGCGAAACGGTTCACACCAGGGAGGCATTCATCTGGCTGGAGAGGAATTGACTTCCGAGCTCACGAAGGACTCCCCTCACGGAGTACGCAAGATCGAAGGGGTCGATGCCGTTGCCATATTTGGTATGACCATCGACGAGTTGAAAACGATGAACGGGAATGGTGGAAAGAAGACCTATGTGGCCGTAGAAGGGAGGGTTTACGACGTGAGCGCTCTCGCTTCATGGAAGGGTGGAAACCACCAGTGTGGACTTCATATGGCCGGTAATGAGCTAACCGTGGAAATACTTCACGACTCGCCCCATGGAGCGGCAAGCCTTGACAAGGCTTACCTTATAGGCATACTGGTCTTTACGCTGGAACAGCTGAAGAGATACGACGGTGTCGCGGATAACCGTAAGCTCGTCTCGTACGAAGGCGTGGTTTACGATGTGGCCGACATCGACTGGACTGCCGGTTACGGAATCGAGGTCGGAACCTCGCTGGGCAATGAACTCTCGAAGCTCGAAAATGCGCATATTATCGGATATATAGTGCGAAACTGA